One genomic region from Ammospiza caudacuta isolate bAmmCau1 chromosome 1, bAmmCau1.pri, whole genome shotgun sequence encodes:
- the CDV3 gene encoding protein CDV3 homolog isoform X4, with product MAETEERSLDDFFAKRDKKKRKEKSSRNAAAAAASSASNAGSNAAGAAAGTPRPTEGGGSGAAAASSAAGGSSAKAASKEEDDWKEFEQKEEIDYSGLRVQSMQISEKEDDESEKREEPGDSWEETGSGGSVDRSSGPWNKSAPAPAPVVEPIVTETPEPVQTGGVYRPPGAREGGRPRRAQQGPPEIYSDTQFPSLQSTAKLVDSRKY from the exons ATGGCGGAGACCGAGGAGCGGAGCCTGGACGACTTCTTCGCCAAGCGGGACAAGAAGAAGCGGAAGGAGAAGAGCAGCCGAAacgccgccgccgctgccgcctcTAGCGCTTCCAACGCCGGCTCCaacgcggcgggcgcggccgcGGGGACTCCGCGACCGACTGAgggcggcggctccggggccgccgccgcctccagCGCCGCCGGCGGTTCCTCGGCCAAGGCGGCGAGCAAG GAAGAGGATGATTGGAAGGAGTTtgaacaaaaggaagaaattgaTTATAGCGGTCTTAGAGTTCAGTCCATGCAAATAAG TGAAAAAGAAGATgatgaaagtgaaaaaagagaagaacCTGGTGACAGTTGGGAAGAGACTGGTAGTGGTGGTAGTGTAGACAGATCATCTGGTCCTTGGAACAAGTCAGCTCCTGCACCAGCCCCTGTCGTTGAACCAATTG TTACAGAAACCCCAGAACCGGTGCAGACCGGTGGCGTGTACCGGCCGCCGGGGGCCAGGGAAGGCGGGCGGCCGcgcagagcacagcagggaccCCCAGAGATCTACAGTGACACGCAGTTCCCCTCACTGCAGTCCACCGCCAAGCTCGTAGACAGTCGAAA ATACTGA
- the CDV3 gene encoding protein CDV3 homolog isoform X1 — translation MAETEERSLDDFFAKRDKKKRKEKSSRNAAAAAASSASNAGSNAAGAAAGTPRPTEGGGSGAAAASSAAGGSSAKAASKEEDDWKEFEQKEEIDYSGLRVQSMQISEKEDDESEKREEPGDSWEETGSGGSVDRSSGPWNKSAPAPAPVVEPIVTETPEPVQTGGVYRPPGAREGGRPRRAQQGPPEIYSDTQFPSLQSTAKLVDSRKDKEMEKSFEVVKYKTRGRDEVSKNQALKLQLDNQYAVLGDQ, via the exons ATGGCGGAGACCGAGGAGCGGAGCCTGGACGACTTCTTCGCCAAGCGGGACAAGAAGAAGCGGAAGGAGAAGAGCAGCCGAAacgccgccgccgctgccgcctcTAGCGCTTCCAACGCCGGCTCCaacgcggcgggcgcggccgcGGGGACTCCGCGACCGACTGAgggcggcggctccggggccgccgccgcctccagCGCCGCCGGCGGTTCCTCGGCCAAGGCGGCGAGCAAG GAAGAGGATGATTGGAAGGAGTTtgaacaaaaggaagaaattgaTTATAGCGGTCTTAGAGTTCAGTCCATGCAAATAAG TGAAAAAGAAGATgatgaaagtgaaaaaagagaagaacCTGGTGACAGTTGGGAAGAGACTGGTAGTGGTGGTAGTGTAGACAGATCATCTGGTCCTTGGAACAAGTCAGCTCCTGCACCAGCCCCTGTCGTTGAACCAATTG TTACAGAAACCCCAGAACCGGTGCAGACCGGTGGCGTGTACCGGCCGCCGGGGGCCAGGGAAGGCGGGCGGCCGcgcagagcacagcagggaccCCCAGAGATCTACAGTGACACGCAGTTCCCCTCACTGCAGTCCACCGCCAAGCTCGTAGACAGTCGAAA GGATAAAGAAATGGAGAAGAGCTTTGAAGTAGTAAAATACAAAACTAGAGGTAGGGATGAGGTCTCAAAAAACCAGGCACTTAAACTTCAGCTAGACAACCAGTATGCTGTGCTTGGGGATCAGTAG
- the CDV3 gene encoding protein CDV3 homolog isoform X2 produces MAETEERSLDDFFAKRDKKKRKEKSSRNAAAAAASSASNAGSNAAGAAAGTPRPTEGGGSGAAAASSAAGGSSAKAASKEEDDWKEFEQKEEIDYSGLRVQSMQISEKEDDESEKREEPGDSWEETGSGGSVDRSSGPWNKSAPAPAPVVEPIVTETPEPVQTGGVYRPPGAREGGRPRRAQQGPPEIYSDTQFPSLQSTAKLVDSRKDKEMEKSFEVVKYKTRGN; encoded by the exons ATGGCGGAGACCGAGGAGCGGAGCCTGGACGACTTCTTCGCCAAGCGGGACAAGAAGAAGCGGAAGGAGAAGAGCAGCCGAAacgccgccgccgctgccgcctcTAGCGCTTCCAACGCCGGCTCCaacgcggcgggcgcggccgcGGGGACTCCGCGACCGACTGAgggcggcggctccggggccgccgccgcctccagCGCCGCCGGCGGTTCCTCGGCCAAGGCGGCGAGCAAG GAAGAGGATGATTGGAAGGAGTTtgaacaaaaggaagaaattgaTTATAGCGGTCTTAGAGTTCAGTCCATGCAAATAAG TGAAAAAGAAGATgatgaaagtgaaaaaagagaagaacCTGGTGACAGTTGGGAAGAGACTGGTAGTGGTGGTAGTGTAGACAGATCATCTGGTCCTTGGAACAAGTCAGCTCCTGCACCAGCCCCTGTCGTTGAACCAATTG TTACAGAAACCCCAGAACCGGTGCAGACCGGTGGCGTGTACCGGCCGCCGGGGGCCAGGGAAGGCGGGCGGCCGcgcagagcacagcagggaccCCCAGAGATCTACAGTGACACGCAGTTCCCCTCACTGCAGTCCACCGCCAAGCTCGTAGACAGTCGAAA GGATAAAGAAATGGAGAAGAGCTTTGAAGTAGTAAAATACAAAACTAGAG GTAACTAA
- the CDV3 gene encoding protein CDV3 homolog isoform X3, with protein MAETEERSLDDFFAKRDKKKRKEKSSRNAAAAAASSASNAGSNAAGAAAGTPRPTEGGGSGAAAASSAAGGSSAKAASKEEDDWKEFEQKEEIDYSGLRVQSMQISEKEDDESEKREEPGDSWEETGSGGSVDRSSGPWNKSAPAPAPVVEPIVTETPEPVQTGGVYRPPGAREGGRPRRAQQGPPEIYSDTQFPSLQSTAKLVDSRNLTSYSLS; from the exons ATGGCGGAGACCGAGGAGCGGAGCCTGGACGACTTCTTCGCCAAGCGGGACAAGAAGAAGCGGAAGGAGAAGAGCAGCCGAAacgccgccgccgctgccgcctcTAGCGCTTCCAACGCCGGCTCCaacgcggcgggcgcggccgcGGGGACTCCGCGACCGACTGAgggcggcggctccggggccgccgccgcctccagCGCCGCCGGCGGTTCCTCGGCCAAGGCGGCGAGCAAG GAAGAGGATGATTGGAAGGAGTTtgaacaaaaggaagaaattgaTTATAGCGGTCTTAGAGTTCAGTCCATGCAAATAAG TGAAAAAGAAGATgatgaaagtgaaaaaagagaagaacCTGGTGACAGTTGGGAAGAGACTGGTAGTGGTGGTAGTGTAGACAGATCATCTGGTCCTTGGAACAAGTCAGCTCCTGCACCAGCCCCTGTCGTTGAACCAATTG TTACAGAAACCCCAGAACCGGTGCAGACCGGTGGCGTGTACCGGCCGCCGGGGGCCAGGGAAGGCGGGCGGCCGcgcagagcacagcagggaccCCCAGAGATCTACAGTGACACGCAGTTCCCCTCACTGCAGTCCACCGCCAAGCTCGTAGACAGTCGAAA CCTAACATCTTATTCGCTTTCTTGA